The Caenorhabditis elegans chromosome I genome includes the window caaatttcttagggaattcctgaaaatttttgtaaaaaataaaaaatctaaaatttgcaaaaaaaaacaattttttcagaattttcgaaaattttttaggatttaaaaaataatttcaaaaatttcaaaattttttctcagccCAAATTATGTCGCCTATATATTCTAACTTGCTagtttttaaatctgaaaaaaaaaagttttccactCGAGACCTCCCGGCTCCGCCTCCCTGCTCCTCTCCTTCTCCTCCGGTGGTGACCTCCCCAGAAGGGAAGGCACAACAACGCAAAAAGTTGAGACTAGCAGTAATCCaaggaaaaaatggagaaagaGAAGGAGAGGAAGACGGggcaaaaaatgcgaaaacgATGGAGAAAATCGAGTAAGAGAGACACAGAAAGACAGAGAGACGGAGAGAAAAGTGTATGTGTGTggtctctctttctctctctctctctcggcGCCACTGGCCGGCCGCTGGCCTCAGCCTCCAGGGGGGTCGTGTTCCCCCTCCACTCTcactctctttttctctgcttCTCTAAccctctctccctctctcactctctctctaCTTCTGCCTTACAAGCCCCCCATGGCGCATCGCGCGCGGCGGCCGCCCCGCAGCAGTTTTTTTCGGCCTCCGCcacatcgtttttttttcgctgctgctgctgctgcacTGCGCAGACGtttttttgtcggtttttggcactttttggTGATAACGTGGGCATTCGCGCTCTGTTGATAACagttgtttttcgaaaattttgaaaaataccaaaaaaaaatcggcggGAAAGtcactattttgaaattctaaagcAAATCatcattggagcgcgtttgcatccataaaaattgttcaaatttgcaatgcaaatgcgctccaatgttaaattttaaaagaaaaaaagtcgaTAAGAATTGtccccaaaattttgaaattctagaaaaattgcttaaaaatttttgttgcctCTTCCAGACCACATTCTCattagagcgcgtttgcagcaaattttcactttgaattttggcgcgaaatttgaaatatgctCGAAAACCGTAGAAACGCGCTCTAGCAAAATAGGCgtaaaagtcaaaaattttgaaatttctcgcCAAATTATCACTGGAGCACATTCACATTGAGtaaacgcgctccaatgattttttttttgaaaaattctgattttccgTTAGAGCACATTTGCAGCACGATTTCGGCCAAGTTTTGGCAAGATTGATTTGtaggaatttttgagaaaaatcgttgaaaattcctcgaaaaatcgataatctatTGCTCCCACATTGATCAATTTGTTTCCATtctttcaccaaaaaaaatttcatttcgaaattaatttcccgcaacttttttgtttgaaaaaactgttttttcagCACCAACAACGGCAGCAGTGACATCAGTGGAAGGTCTCTCGGCGTTGTCCGTCGTCGGCACAATGATGATGAAACAGGAGCACGGCGGCGGAGCATCAAATGCTCCACAACCAACACCCACGCATTTTACCGATTTCGACTATATGAATATGATGCAACCGATTCATTTGGGTAGGGAAATcagttttaaacaaaaaaattggtgaattttcaagtttatcgatgaatcaaaatttcagatttttgtgaaaaattatctgaaaatctgcatttttagTGCATTTTCGCACGAATTTGGGTGATCCCAGTCGATGcaccattttgaaaatttcgattttctgaaaatctcaacTTTAAAACGACAAAAACCGATTTTGGTCTAAATTCCGCTAAAATCTCGCAAttttagtgcatttttttgcataaattctAATCGACGCATCATattttacgacaaaatgcacagaaattGCGATTTCGGTGCATTTTTGCGTAAAGTctgatgtttttttgttgcgatACACCATGacgaaattacaaaaaaaatgcacacaatttcaaatttttgaaaaaaaaaactgatttttttttctgaaatatcgattttttttattccagcCGCTATCGGACGTCACTCATCGCAAGGAGGCTCGGAACGTCATCTATCGACTGAGAGCTCTGTAACTCAGGCTCCGGCGCCGGTTCCCACTACGAAAAGGTCCCGATCTACTCATGATGGGCTTATGAAATGTCAATATTGCCCCAAAAAAGTCAATAGTGAAGCGGCGGTAAGTTTTAACTAAAAAtgccttttaaaaatttgaaaaaattggaaaaaatggaaaaactacggattatcgattttccacgtattatcgattttccacaaattatcgatttttcagctcgAGCGTCACATGTCGGAATGCCGTATGATCCGTCCACACGAGTGTGATCGATGCGGAAAACGATTCAAAGCACGCGGCGGTCTTCAACAGCACATGAGAATCCATAATAACGAGAAGGCGTACGTGTGCACGTTTTGTGCCAAAAGTTTCACGCAGAAAAGTCATTTGGATCAGCATGAGCGGATTCATACGGGTAGGTATTGtgaatttgcagaaaaatcgattttttgatcaaaaatcgataagaaaCGGGTGtttttttgaccgaaaatcgatgattttcactgaaaaatcgataaaaattgattattaaatgaatttccctcaaaaaatcgattttttttgtaaaaaatcaataaatttttaacaattttcatcgatttttttccaggtgTAAAGCCGTTCCTGTGCGCATTCTGCGGCCGCTCATTCCGTCAACGTTCGCAACAAATCGGTCACGAATCCACTCACTTGACTCACTTTTCCACGTCATCAGCGCAGCAGACGCCCACGCACGGCGGTGGCGGTGGACAAACGACACCGTCTTCTTCTGCGTCGTCTGGGTCGTCGGGAAGTAAAGGAGACGATGGTGCACAGTATAATGGTAGGTTTTTAGGggttttcagcgaaaaatgagatttctAGGCCGCCTGGGAGCCTAGTTAGGgatcgtggcctagaaatacaAGTGATGGCCTAACTTTGTAAAAGCTCGGCCAACTTGGCTACTGGATCAAGTTTCAAGCTTCTAGGACATCTGGGAGGCAAGATACGATGGCGATAAGTTGGTGGCTTAGGAAAAatctcggccaccaacttcaaaacGCTATATCTCGGCTCCCAGGCGACCTAGGGACTTGAAACTTGAACATCTCGTAGACACGGACTAGTTCTTCAAAAGTTAGGTcaccaaaatcaaaaattcttccAGGAATGCTTCTCCATCCATCGCCACCCACTCCGTCCCCGGAACAACAGCAGAATCATCTAAACATGGCGGCCGCTGTCATGCAGATGCACCATCACGCCGCCCGTCAACACCATGAAATTTCGTCACTTCTCGGCCTCAACCACGAATTTGTACACCAACATGTGGGCGGAGTCTCCGCACACGCTACGGCACACCAATTCGGTGGACAGCAATCTGCCGCCGAGGCGACCGTCAACGGAATGCGAATGCTAAGCCATATTGCGTcgtaatcgattttttaaaactctccCCGGCGCTACCCATTTCTAgtcatttttctcgttttctaacccctaatttttttctcggctggcgaaaaatcgataattcatcgatttttcccctCCATTTCTTGTGTTCCTACAATTTCTAGTCATTTTCTCTTTATTATTCCTATTTTCTGCACcgaacatttggaaaaaatctaaactttattgattttttggcggaaaatcgatttcgcaataatttttcgaaaaaatcgataatctatcgattttctccaaatttttgcgaattttctcTTGGAATCGACTGCTGGCAGTCTGCcaagaaataattattttcgcCCACCCCGCCCGCCCGCCCACACACTTTTTATCCATTTCCTCACAAATTTCCATCGCTagattagtttttttcttatgtCCCTACCACACAAAACTTCCAAATATTTATTGCATTTTCTTtcctgtgacgtcacacacGCCCGCCCCCTTCCAGGTCAAACCCCGCCCATCCCGTCTCCGCCCACACATTTTATCACCCGGTTACAGTGAAATTAGTattattgtttctttttttatgtGCCAACCAacagtttattgatttttttgcggatttttcacaaaaatcttgCCCCCAGGCCCCGCCcccatttattgatttttttggtctTTGTACCCCGCCCCCACAACCCACCCACacacaaattcaaattgttctaATCTTCGTCGTCGTCTTAATTGCGTTTAACGtaataaaatgtttcgaatttcattttttttttcagagttttcagggaaaaaagtgagtagatcaaaaaaataacaaaagaaaaataaaattattcagtgtccattttttcgattttcggtgCTGGTGCTTCTTGGGATTCTTGCTTGGCGGCGATTCGTTCGGCGACGATCTGGAAGAAAGTTTTGgttggtggccgaatttttgtaaaggtttctaggccacttgGGAGAGGAGGTGgccgaattttcgaaaaactagtCCATCTCTGTCAGTTGATCAAGTTTCAAGTCTTTAGGCCGCCCGGGAGCCGAGATATGAaatcggtggcctagaaaaagctaggccaccaacttgaaATCGCTTCATCTCAACTCACAGGCCATCTAGAACCTTCAAACTTGGTGAGGTGGAAGAGCTGGCATAGGAAATTCTAGGCCGCGGTACCTTCTGAGATTCCTCGTAAAACTGATTGGGATGCGTGATGAGCTGGCCGAGGCCGCCCTCTTCCAAATTGTGCATAAACTCAAAGTAGCGGGTGCATGCCTTGTCGTATTGGTTGAGCTCGGCGAGTTCGGC containing:
- the K11D2.4 gene encoding C2H2-type domain-containing protein (Confirmed by transcript evidence), with product MTSSIDNHRTVREALLAREGHQQQQMMVKREMTESPRFSPPMGFDAPTTAAVTSVEGLSALSVVGTMMMKQEHGGGASNAPQPTPTHFTDFDYMNMMQPIHLAAIGRHSSQGGSERHLSTESSVTQAPAPVPTTKRSRSTHDGLMKCQYCPKKVNSEAALERHMSECRMIRPHECDRCGKRFKARGGLQQHMRIHNNEKAYVCTFCAKSFTQKSHLDQHERIHTGVKPFLCAFCGRSFRQRSQQIGHESTHLTHFSTSSAQQTPTHGGGGGQTTPSSSASSGSSGSKGDDGAQYNGMLLHPSPPTPSPEQQQNHLNMAAAVMQMHHHAARQHHEISSLLGLNHEFVHQHVGGVSAHATAHQFGGQQSAAEATVNGMRMLSHIAS
- the K11D2.4 gene encoding C2H2-type domain-containing protein (Partially confirmed by transcript evidence), whose amino-acid sequence is MNDFRAETPLVLVFLPVCCEMSYHHLTAARAPMIPSSTPTPPRSSAADGVTAASSTAAAAAGMTSSIDNHRTVREALLAREGHQQQQMMVKREMTESPRFSPPMGFDAPTTAAVTSVEGLSALSVVGTMMMKQEHGGGASNAPQPTPTHFTDFDYMNMMQPIHLAAIGRHSSQGGSERHLSTESSVTQAPAPVPTTKRSRSTHDGLMKCQYCPKKVNSEAALERHMSECRMIRPHECDRCGKRFKARGGLQQHMRIHNNEKAYVCTFCAKSFTQKSHLDQHERIHTGVKPFLCAFCGRSFRQRSQQIGHESTHLTHFSTSSAQQTPTHGGGGGQTTPSSSASSGSSGSKGDDGAQYNGMLLHPSPPTPSPEQQQNHLNMAAAVMQMHHHAARQHHEISSLLGLNHEFVHQHVGGVSAHATAHQFGGQQSAAEATVNGMRMLSHIAS
- the K11D2.4 gene encoding C2H2-type domain-containing protein (Confirmed by transcript evidence) — its product is MFTNPADDPRSGVHSQNFHDFSIPWFEELMMHQQQHHLTAARAPMIPSSTPTPPRSSAADGVTAASSTAAAAAGMTSSIDNHRTVREALLAREGHQQQQMMVKREMTESPRFSPPMGFDAPTTAAVTSVEGLSALSVVGTMMMKQEHGGGASNAPQPTPTHFTDFDYMNMMQPIHLAAIGRHSSQGGSERHLSTESSVTQAPAPVPTTKRSRSTHDGLMKCQYCPKKVNSEAALERHMSECRMIRPHECDRCGKRFKARGGLQQHMRIHNNEKAYVCTFCAKSFTQKSHLDQHERIHTGVKPFLCAFCGRSFRQRSQQIGHESTHLTHFSTSSAQQTPTHGGGGGQTTPSSSASSGSSGSKGDDGAQYNGMLLHPSPPTPSPEQQQNHLNMAAAVMQMHHHAARQHHEISSLLGLNHEFVHQHVGGVSAHATAHQFGGQQSAAEATVNGMRMLSHIAS
- the K11D2.4 gene encoding C2H2-type domain-containing protein (Confirmed by transcript evidence), with the protein product MKCQYCPKKVNSEAALERHMSECRMIRPHECDRCGKRFKARGGLQQHMRIHNNEKAYVCTFCAKSFTQKSHLDQHERIHTGVKPFLCAFCGRSFRQRSQQIGHESTHLTHFSTSSAQQTPTHGGGGGQTTPSSSASSGSSGSKGDDGAQYNGMLLHPSPPTPSPEQQQNHLNMAAAVMQMHHHAARQHHEISSLLGLNHEFVHQHVGGVSAHATAHQFGGQQSAAEATVNGMRMLSHIAS
- the K11D2.4 gene encoding C2H2-type domain-containing protein (Confirmed by transcript evidence), with product MMMKQEHGGGASNAPQPTPTHFTDFDYMNMMQPIHLAAIGRHSSQGGSERHLSTESSVTQAPAPVPTTKRSRSTHDGLMKCQYCPKKVNSEAALERHMSECRMIRPHECDRCGKRFKARGGLQQHMRIHNNEKAYVCTFCAKSFTQKSHLDQHERIHTGVKPFLCAFCGRSFRQRSQQIGHESTHLTHFSTSSAQQTPTHGGGGGQTTPSSSASSGSSGSKGDDGAQYNGMLLHPSPPTPSPEQQQNHLNMAAAVMQMHHHAARQHHEISSLLGLNHEFVHQHVGGVSAHATAHQFGGQQSAAEATVNGMRMLSHIAS